A region of the Terriglobia bacterium genome:
ACTACAGCAATTTCGTCCTCGCGACAAAAGATCCCGCGACCGGCGAGCCCCGCGGCGCCGCGCCGGATGTGGCGCGCAAGATTGCGCAGAGCCTCAACGTTCCTATCGAGTTCGTCACGTTTGAAACCGCCGGGGGGATGGCGGATGCCGTCACTACCGGCGTGTGGGATATCGCATTCCTCGCGAACGAGCCCGAACGCGCCGGCGGCATTCTGTTCTCGCCACCATACCTTCAGATCGAGGCTGGCTATCTTGTTCCGCCGGGCTCCGCAATTCGAAGCTTTTCAGAGGTGGATCAACCCGGCCTGCGGATCGCCATCGCTCTCAAGAGCGCCTATGATCTGTTTCTCAGCCGTACCCTGCAGCACGCCGGCCTCGTTCGGGCACAAGGCATGCCCGCCTCTTATGAGGTTTTCCTCACTCAGAAACTCGATGTCCTGGCCGGAATCAAACCGTGGTTATCGATAATCGAGGAGAAGTTGCCTGGCGCCCGCATCCTCGATGGACATTTCATGTCGGTACAGCAGTGCATCGGAACGCCGCGCGGCCGCGAAAATGGAGCGCGATTCCTGAGAGAGTTTGTCGAACGTTACGTGAAGTGAAACGCCGCCGCGCCGTTCCGTTATGAATGCGGTATCATGTCCCCGTTATGCCGATTTACGAATATCAGTGCAAGAAATGCGGCCATCAGTTCGAATTCCTCGTTATTCCTTCCGCGCCGGCGGCGGCCTGTCCGAAATGCCGCCACGCCAAGCTGGACAAGCTGATTTCCTTGTGTTCAGTGAGCTCTGAGGGTACGCAGCAGGCGCATTTGAAAGCCGCGCGGAAGGCCGCAACTGCAGTACACAAGGACAAGCAGTACGAGGAACACAAGGCGGCTCACCACCACGACGACTGACGCGGCTACCACTTGAGTCCGGTCACATCGATCGGATCGAGGAGCTTGAATACGAGCGCATCCTTATCGGTGTCTTCGGTCGCGGGGCCGGCCGCGAATTCTCCGACTGCGCCCGCTCCCACACTCGGATTCCTGGCTATTTCCGCGCCTGCGGCGGCTCCAAGCGCGCCTCCGATCAATTCGCTGGCAGCGCGTCCCATAAGAGAGAGGTCCGACGCGCGCTTCAGGTCGGTCGTCAGCGGGCTGCTGTGGAGCGGGACCGTACGGTTTTGCGCCATCAAGCTCAGGAGGCGCAACGTGACTTTACCTTCGTCTCTCGGATGCTTTTCGACGGAGAGGACGCGCACGAATCCCCGCGCCTCGGCTGGAACCGCGGGGTAGGTGCCTGCCATAACCGTATCCGCGATGATCGCCTGCATGATGTCGCCGGACTTTGTTTCGCTGGAGAGTTCTCCGACCAGCCGTATGCGGATGCGGGTGCCTGCCGGAAGCACAACGCGGGCTGGACTGTTCACCACCTGATCCGCCGAAGCCCTGATCGACCGGACTGTCCAGATCGAGAGAGCGATGACCAGCGACGGGCCGAAGATACATAGCAGAAACAGAAAACGCCGCATGTCACTTTCCCAGCAGCCTGCGTGCCAGCCCTGCGTTGTTCATCCGCCGTGCGCGGCCGTTCTTTCGCAACTTATTGAAGGCTCAGCCTATCGTAACGGCGCCGAAAAGGCAGGCATCACTTCGTCCACGAACAGCCGCAAGGATTTGAGGGCCTGCTGATGCGGCAGTCCGCCCCAGGCGAAAACGCAAAGCACGTAGTTGCAGGCGCTTGTCTCAATCAGTCTGGTCATTTGCTCGCGCACGCGCGACGGCGAGCCGCATAGAACGGTTTCGTTCTGTGCCGCGCTTTCCCAGGAAAAACGGGCATCCATGCTGTGATCATTGTTTTCATGCCAGAGTTTCGTAATGGACCGGTACCAGCGGTCATGGGCGCCACGGGCCAGTTGCAGCCCTTCGGCATCGGTCTCCGCGACCACGATCAGCCGCATGATGCCAAGCCGCGGCGAACGGACGTGGGCGTTTAATCGATTCGGGTCGTTCCGATGTTCATTCCAGACCTCGCGGTATTTATCGACCTGCCGCCGCACATGCGCCGCCGGACCCAGCCCTGCAAAATTGAAGCCGTGACGAGCTGCGTATGGAATGCTTTCCAACGAACTGGTCGGGTACCACAGCGGGGGATACGGCCGCTGCAGCGGATGAACTTCGACCGGGACGTCCTCATACTGGTAATGCTCGCCTTTGAAGTTGATCCGATCGGACGTCATCGCGGCGATCAGCACCGACATCGCCTCTTCATACATCGCACGCGAACGGCTCACGTCGATTCCGAAGTAGCGGACTTCATGAGGCGAGGCGCCGCGTCCGACTCCCAGTTCCAGGCGTCCGATGCTCAAGTTATCGAGCATCGCGATGTCATCGGCGAGCCGGACGGGATCGTACAAAGGAAGCACGTAAGTCAATGGGCCGAGGCGGATTTGTCTCGTCCGTTGAGCCGCTGCCGCAAGGAAAAGCGACGGAGAGGGTGCGAGCCCCAGCGCTGTGCCGTGGTGTTCTGCCAGGTGATAACAGAAGAATCCGGCAGTATCGGCGGCTTCCAGCAGCTGCAGCCGCTCTTCATAAAGCTGATGCAGGGGAACTGTTCCCTGATCGATCCAGTCGAAAAGCCCAAAATCGACGCCCATCCGCGTACTGTACGGAAAAGACCCGTCCGTTCGCAAACCGGATTTTGCTCTTGCATCGACGGCCCGGCGGCACAGACAATCTGCCAGAATATGCCGAAGGATCGACAGAATGATCTGGGGCAGGAGATCGAAGCCCTGAAAAGGCGCGTCGCCGAGCTCGAGCAGGGAGAAATGGCGCAGTTCTTCCTGGCCGCAATCGTTGCCTCCGCCGACGATGGGATCATCAGCAAAACCCTGGACGGCACGATCCGTACCTGGAATGAGGGCGCTCAACGGATACTCGGCTACACGCCGCAGGAAATCGTAGGCAAGCCGGTCTACAAGCTGATTCCTCATCACCTTTACGATGAAGAGCGTGAAATCCTGCTCAAGATCAGCCAGGGCGGGCATGTCTCGCATTTTGATACGATCCGAATCGCCAAAGACGGCCGGCAATTAAACGTTTCCCTGTCGATCTCGCCGATCAAGGACCGGCAGGGCAACATCATCGGAGCCTCCAAAATCCTTCGGGACATTACGGAACGCAAACGGATTGAGGAAGAAAGGCAGGCCGCGCTGAACGAAGCCCGTCATGCCCGCCAGGAAGCTGAAGTTGCGAGCCGCGTCAAAGATGAATTTCTGGCGACGATCAGCCATGAGCTTCGGACGCCGCTGACAGCCGTTCTCGGATGGGTCCGGATGCTTCGCGCCGGCAAATTGGACCCGGAAACGTCGGGGCGCGCGATGGAGGTCATCGATCGAAACGTCCGATCTCAGGCCCAGTTGATTGAGGATCTGCTCGATATTTCGCGGATCACCATGGGTAAGTTGCGGCTCGACGTCCGTCCGGTTCAACCTGCGAGCGTTATCTCAGCGGCGGTGGAATCGCTGCGCTTTGCCGCGGACGCCCGCCAGACCCGCATTCAGACGGTCCTGGATTCCAATGCGGGACCCATCGTGGGCGATTTTGAAAGGCTTCAGCAGGTAGTGTGGAACCTGCTTTCGAATGCCATCAA
Encoded here:
- a CDS encoding transporter substrate-binding domain-containing protein yields the protein FCAPSASSASSAAKNVTNFLPFVLADLAPGGKLRAGINYSNFVLATKDPATGEPRGAAPDVARKIAQSLNVPIEFVTFETAGGMADAVTTGVWDIAFLANEPERAGGILFSPPYLQIEAGYLVPPGSAIRSFSEVDQPGLRIAIALKSAYDLFLSRTLQHAGLVRAQGMPASYEVFLTQKLDVLAGIKPWLSIIEEKLPGARILDGHFMSVQQCIGTPRGRENGARFLREFVERYVK
- a CDS encoding zinc ribbon domain-containing protein; amino-acid sequence: MPIYEYQCKKCGHQFEFLVIPSAPAAACPKCRHAKLDKLISLCSVSSEGTQQAHLKAARKAATAVHKDKQYEEHKAAHHHDD
- a CDS encoding LLM class flavin-dependent oxidoreductase; translated protein: MGVDFGLFDWIDQGTVPLHQLYEERLQLLEAADTAGFFCYHLAEHHGTALGLAPSPSLFLAAAAQRTRQIRLGPLTYVLPLYDPVRLADDIAMLDNLSIGRLELGVGRGASPHEVRYFGIDVSRSRAMYEEAMSVLIAAMTSDRINFKGEHYQYEDVPVEVHPLQRPYPPLWYPTSSLESIPYAARHGFNFAGLGPAAHVRRQVDKYREVWNEHRNDPNRLNAHVRSPRLGIMRLIVVAETDAEGLQLARGAHDRWYRSITKLWHENNDHSMDARFSWESAAQNETVLCGSPSRVREQMTRLIETSACNYVLCVFAWGGLPHQQALKSLRLFVDEVMPAFSAPLR
- a CDS encoding ATP-binding protein, with product MPKDRQNDLGQEIEALKRRVAELEQGEMAQFFLAAIVASADDGIISKTLDGTIRTWNEGAQRILGYTPQEIVGKPVYKLIPHHLYDEEREILLKISQGGHVSHFDTIRIAKDGRQLNVSLSISPIKDRQGNIIGASKILRDITERKRIEEERQAALNEARHARQEAEVASRVKDEFLATISHELRTPLTAVLGWVRMLRAGKLDPETSGRAMEVIDRNVRSQAQLIEDLLDISRITMGKLRLDVRPVQPASVISAAVESLRFAADARQTRIQTVLDSNAGPIVGDFERLQQVVWNLLSNAIKFTPKGGRVQVVLERVNSHIEIRVTDTGRGLKPEFLPYIFNRFSQAEAVTTRTHGGLGMGLAIAKAIVELHGGTITGTSEGEGKGATFTVHLPLMPISREFPAERAHPKAGWSEISLECPPEVAGLKVLAVDDDADTCDMIRTALEQCGAVVETAGSADAGFEAYKSFQPEVLISDVGMPEVDGYEFIRRVRDYERQTKRKVPAVALTAFARIEDRVKSLAAGYQMHVAKPVEPGELLTIVASLSGFIDRRL